Within Paenibacillus albicereus, the genomic segment AGCCGTTCCCGCTCCGCTTCCGATGCAGCCAGCCTGCTCTCGAGCTCATCGCAGCGAGCGCGCAGCTGCCGCAGCTCCTGCTCCGAACCGCCTTCAGCCGAATGGTCGTTCATGCTCGTTCGTCCCCTCTCCCTGCTCCTCCGCCGCTCCGCACCCGCCGCCGCCTTGCTCCGTCGAAGCGGCCGTCCCGGCAAGGCTGCCGCCATGCGCAGGAACATACAGCCTTTCTTTCAAAAAGCCCGCCGCGAGCCGCAGCGAATGCTCCGCTTCCGGCAGCCAGCCCGGCATCATCGCCGTAAAATCGTGGATCATGCCCGCATAGCAGCGCGATTCGGCAATTCCGCCCGCCGCGCGCAGCCGCTCGGCGTACAGCCTGCCCTGGTCCCGCAGCGGATCAAGCTCCGCCGTGACGACGAGCGCCGGCGGCAGCCCGCCCAGATCGGGCGCCAGCAGCGGCGATACATGCGGCAGCATCCGCAGCTCCTCCGGCGCATAGCCGTCGGCGAACTGCCGCAGCAGCCGCAGCGTCAGCATATACTGCCGGCCGTTCTGCCGCAGCGACGGCTGGCTCTCCGCCCCCGGCCCGCCTCGTCCGGTCAGGTCGACCGCCGGATAGAGCAGCGCCTGCCCCCGGATCGGCGGCCCGCCGGCATCGCGGGCGCGCAGCGCCGTCACCGCCGCGATGTTGCCGCCGGCGCTCTCGCCGGCGACGGCGAGCCGCGTCGGATCGCCGCCGAGCGAGCCGGCCGCGCGCGATGCCCACAGCAGAGCTTCGTAGGCATCGTCCGCCCCCTTCGGGAACGCATGCTCCGGCGCCAGCCGATAGCCGACCGACAGCACGAGGCAGCCGCTCAGCTGCGCCCAAGCCCGATTGTAGCGATGACGCAGCCGATGGCCGCCGAGCGCAAAGCCTCCTCCATGATAATACAGAATGACCGGCAGCGGCTCCCCATGGCCGTCCTCGGAGGCTTTGCGCCGCGGTCTGTACCAGCGCGCCGGCACGAGTCGGCCGTCCCGGACCTGCAGGTCGATGTCTCCCCACTCGACCCGGCCGGGCAGGCGCAGGCAGGCGGCGACATCCATCGCCCGCATGAATGCGGCCATCCGCCCGCGCATGCCGGCCAGCGGACGGCCGGTCATCCAAGCTCCGGCGTGCAAGCCCGCCAGCAGCAGGCGCAGCGGAAGCGCGAGCCGGCCGGCCGTCGGACATTTTCGGCTCAGCCGCTTCCCGGCTGGCCGCCCCCGATTACTTTCCTCCATCTTGGACACGCTCGATCATCTCCGTCTTGAGCTTCCATAGCTCCGGGCTGAACGATACCGGATACGGCTCCGGATGCAGCTTGCGCAGATGCGGCTGCCGGAACAGCGCCAGCTGCTGCTGATGATAGCACCGGATCGATTCCAGATCCGGCAGATCGCGCACGAGCTCCCCTTGCCGCAGCAGCGGCTGCAGCAGCTCCACCGCCTCGTACCGGGTCAGCACCGACTTCACGTACGGGTGGGCCGGGTCGATGCGGCGCAGCGGCTCGCCCGACGGGGCCGCCTCCGCGCTCAGCGCCAGGTAATCGCCAGCGGCGTATCCCGTCGCCGGATCGAGGAGCCGATACGCCGTCTTGGAGCCTGGGTTGGTCACCTTGTCGAGGTTGCCCGACAGCTTGATGACCGGCTCGTAGCCGCCGCCCCGGTCGATCGCGGCCAGCTTGTACACGCCGCCGAGCGAGGGCTGGTCCGCCGCCGTAATCAACTGCGTGCCGACGCCCCAGGTGTCGATCGCCGCGCCTTGCGCCTTGAGGTTCAGGATGATGTTCTCGTCCAGGTCGTTCGAAGCGACGATGCGCACGTCCGGGAAGCCCGCCTCGTCCAGCATGCGCCGCGACTCCTTGGACAGGACGGCGAGGTCGCCGCTGTCCAGCCGGATCCCCTGCAGCTCCTTCCCGCCGGCGCGGAGTCGGCGCGCGACCTCGATCGCGTTCGGCACGCCGCTGCCGAGCGTATCGTAGGTGTCGACCAACAGCGTCACGCCGTCCGGAAGCGCCTCGGCATAGCGCTCGAACGCCTCCAGCTCCGACTCATGCGCCTGCACCCAGGCATGGGCGTGGGTGCCTTTGGCGGGGATGCCGAACCGCCAGCCCGCCCGCAGGTTGCTCGTCGCGTCGAAGCCGGCGATATAGGCCGCGCGCGCTCCCCATATGGCCGCGTCCATCTCCTGGGCGCGGCGGGTTCCGAACTCCAGCAGCGCGTCCGAGCCGGCGACCTGCTTGATTCGGGATGCCTTGGTCGCGATGAGCGTCTGGTAGTTGGCCATGTTGAGGATCGCCGTCTCCACGAGCTGCGCCTCGAAAATCCGTCCCTCGACGCGCACGAGCGGCTCGTTCGGAAAGACGAGCGTGCCCTCCGGCACGGCGTCGATGCTGCCGCTGAACCGGAAGCGCCGCAGCTCCTCGATGAACGCCGGCTCGTACCGCTCCTCCTGCTCCTCCAGGTAAGCCAGCTCCTCCTCGGTGAAGCTCAGGCCGAGCATATAGTCGGCGATCCGCTGGAGCCCCGCGAATACCGCGTAGCCGTTGCCGAACGGCAGCTTTCGGAAGTACATTTCAAAAACGGCTTTGCGGTCATGCGTCCCCATCTTCCAGTGGGCATACATCATGTTGATCTGATATTTATCGGTATGCAGCGCCAGCTTCGCCGTTTCCATCCGCGCGTCCTCCTCTTCATCGGCATCCCGCGGCGCTTGGCCTGCGGGCTCTGCCCTCGCCCAAAAAGACAAAAGCTGCGCCGGGCGGCGCAGCTCATCGATTCCGATCCGTTACTCGGCCGAAGGCCGTACCGCCGGCTCCGCCTCGATCGCGCTTGCCGGCAGCGGGCCATCCGCAAGCGCAGGCGCGGTTTCCAAGCGATCTTGCGTTCGCAGTCCGTCCAGCTCCTTCTGCTGGGCTTTGAGCCGCTTCTGCAGCTTGAACGAGCGGATGATGCCGAACAGGCCTACGCTTGCTCCGCCCAGCAGAGCCGAGCCGAGAATGACGAGGATGAGCGGCAGGCTCGTCTGCGCGAACAGGAAATTCACCTGGACGGAGTCGACGTTGATGACCGCAAAGATGGCAATCAGCAAAGCAAAGACAAGACCCGATAGGAGCAACCCCTGCGTTCTCATGTTCTAACCACCCTATCCGCATTGTGTCCTTAATGACCCTTTTTTACCCAGGCTGCCCGTGATCAAACCTTGCGCCGGGGCAGCCACACCTCCAGCAGCGAGCTGAGCCGCTCTAGCTGGAGCGGTTTGGTGATATAGTCGGTCGCTCCCGCTTGCAGGCACAGCTCCCGGTCCTGCGGCATCGCCTTGGCGGTCAGGGCGATGATCGGCAGCCCTCGATGCGTCTGGCTGGAGCGAATCTCGCGGATCGTGTCATACCCGTCCAGCACCGGCATCATCATGTCCATCAGGATGAGATCGCAGCCGCAGGCGTCCAGCGCGTCGAGGGCTTCCCGGCCGTTGGTCGCCGTCAGCACTTCGATGCCCAGCTGCTCGAGGAAGCTCGTCAAGCTATAGACGTTGCGGATGTCGTCATCGACGACAAGCACGCGCATTCCGCGATACCGGCTGCCGCGCCGGGGCTCCTCGACGGCTGCCGGCTGCAGGCGGAGCCGCCCGCCCGGCAGCTCCGCCAAGGTGCGGCCTGGCGGCGCCGCTTCGTCCAGGTCCGCCGCAGTCTCCGCCAGGCCGGGCGTCCGAAGCGGGGCTTCGGCTTGGACGGCCTCGCCCAGGCTCGGCACATACAGCGTGAACGCGCTGCCCAGACCGGGCTGGCTTTCGACATGAAGGCAGCCCTGCAGCAGTCCCGCCAGCTGGCGGGAGATCGACAAGCCGAGTCCCGTGCCGCCGAACTGCCGGCTCGTCGTGCCGTCCGCTTGTCGGAACGCTTCGAAGATCAGATCAAGCTTGGACGGATCGATGCCGATGCCCGTGTCCCGCACCTCGAACGCCACGACCTGCCGCCCGGCCTGGGACGGCAGATGCCGCAGCACCTCCCGTTCCGAAGCCTGCGAGATCGTCACCGTCACGCCGCCCTGCTGCGTGAACTTGAACGCGTTGGACAGCAGGTTCTTGAGAATCTGCATCAGCCGCTGCTCGTCGCTGACGATCCGATCCGGCACGTTCAGCCGGCGGATGACCGCGTACTCCAGCCCGGTCCGCTCGGCATGCGCGCGGAAGCTCGCTTGCAGCAGCGCCGGGAGCTCGCTCAGATTGAGCGGCTCCAAGCTGATCTCCATCTTGCCGGCTTCGATTTTGGACAGGTCCAGGATATCGTTGATGAGCGCCAGCAGATCCTCGCCCGCCGAATGGATGACCTTGGCGAACTCCTCTTCCTTGGGCGACAGCCCTCCCCCCGCGTTCTCCGCCAGCATCTGAGAGAGGATCAGCATGCTGTTGAGCGGCGTCCGCAGCTCATGGGACATGTTGGCCATGAACTCGTTCTTGTAGCGGGAGCTGCGCTCCAGCTCCGCGGCATACAGCGTCAGCTCCTGCTGGATGCTCTGCAGCTCCTGCGACTTCTCTTCCGACAGGCGCGCTTGTCGGCCAAGCTGCTCATTGGATGCGGCCAGCTCCTCCTGCTGGGTCTGCAGCTCCTCCGCTTGCTGCTGCAGCTCCTCCGTCATCGACTGCGACTCCTGCAGCAGCGTGCGGATCTCCTCGCCCGTATGGACGCGATGCAGCGCGAGCGCCAGCTGCGCGGCAGCCTCCAGCGCCAGATCCTGCTCCAGCGGCGTGAACGGCTCGAACCGCGCCGCCTCAAGCACCGCGAGCGTTCGGCCTTCGAAGATCGCCGGTACGAGCAGCAGCTGCGGCAGGTTCGCCTCGCCGAAGGCCGAGGCGATCTTCACATACGACTCCGGCATGTCATAGTGGCTCATCCGCTGCTCGGCCAAGCAGCGTCCGACGAGTCCTTCTCCATGCTCGATGAAGGGCGGCAGGCCGGCCGGCCCGTCGCCGCTGCCGGTCACGGAGCACGCGAGCTTGAGCCGGCGGCTCGGCTTGAGCGATTCCACCGCGTAAAGCGCCGCGAACGGCGCCCGGAGCGCTTCGGAAGCGAAGCGCAGGAACGCCTCCTGCGTCTCGGCCGCCCCTCCGGTCTGCTGCAGCGCGGAGCCGATCGCGAGCGCCTGCCTCTGCTTCCAGTCGTTGCCTTCGACCTCGTCGAGCAGCCGATTCGTCGCTGCCGCCAGGTCGGCGATCTCATCGCGCGAGCGGATCTCGACCCGCTCGCGGAGCTGCGCCGAGTCCCGATTCCGTGAATCCGCCATGCCGGCGATCGACTCCGTGACGCTGCCGATCGTGCGCACGATCGAGCGCGAGATCAGCCAGCCGAACAGCCCCGACAGAACGATGGAGATGAGGAACAGGGAGAGCAGCGTCGTCCGCAGCAGGCTGTTGCTTCGGTCCAGCATCTCCAGCCGCTGCTTGGCCAGCTTCTGCTCCGCTTGGCGGAACGCATCGAAGCTGCCGCGAAGCTGGTCCATGTTCTGCTTGCCGCGGTCGATGGCGTAAAACTCGCGGATGGCAGCCTCGTCGCCGTTCTGCTTGGCTTCGATGATCGGCATCGTGATCGTAAGCCATTGCTCGATCGAGCCTCTCGCCAGCTCCAGCACCTTCGTCTGGCTTGGATTGTCGCTCACGAGCGCCAGGAGCTCGCTGTAATGGTTCTGCCACTGGGAAAAGCCCGAGCGGTACGGCTCGAGGTAGGACTCCTCCCCGGTGAGGATGAATCCCCGCTGTCCCGTCTCCATGTCGAGCAGGTCCTTCTCGATGGCGTTGGTCAGATTCATGACGGAGATGTCGTGCTCCGTCACGTATTCGGTCTCTTCCTGCACCGACGACAGCTGCAGGAAGACGATCAGGATCGAGACGGCGAGGCAGGCCAGGATGACGGCGTAGCCGGAGATGATTTTGAAGCGGATCGTAACTCGGCCCCGTCGGCTCGGGCGCCCGCTGTGGGATGCTTCCATCGGATCGTCGTGCTCCTATCTGCGCGCAGACGCGAGGGCATCTGCTTGTATGGTATCCAGCCGCCTTCAGGTGACGGGCGACTTGCCCCCGTCGAGGTTCATGGCGGTCCCTGTAATATAGGAGGCCGCTCCGGAAGCGAGGAAGACGATCGCGTTCGCAGCTTCCTCCGTATCTCCGATCCGCCCAAGCGGAATGTCGTGCCGGGGATCGCGCGCGAACTGCTCCCAGGTCTGGCCGGGACTCGTCCGCCGCCACTGGTCTTCGATCTGGGCGCTGCGGATGAGTCCGATGCAGACGGCGTTGACCCGGATGCCTTCCGGCGCCAGATCGCGGCTCATCGCCTTGGTGAGCGCCAGTCCGGCCGCCCGCGAGACGGACGACGGCAGCGACGCCTTCGGCGGCGTCTTGCCGCCGATCGCCGTCACGTTGACGACCGCTCCTCCGCCTGCCGCCTTCAGGCCCGAGAGGGCCGCCTGCGTCATATGGACGGCGCCGAGCAGCTTCAGGTCGAGATCGGCCGTCCACGCGGCCGGACCGACTTCCGCGAACGGAGCGGCGGCGGCCGTGCCGGCGTTGTTCACCAGGATGTCGAAGATACCGTCCCAGCGCTCCGCGATCGCGTTCACCGCTTCCGCCGCCGACTCCTGCCGGGAGACGTCGCCGACGATCGCCAGCACCTCGCCGCCCGTCTCGACACGGATGCGGGCCGCCGCGTCCTCAAGCTCTTCCTTCGTGCGGGCCACCAGGGCCACCTTGGCCCCTTGGCGGGACAGCTCCAGCGCGGTCGCATAGCCGATCCCCTTGCTGCCTCCCGTTACGATCGCCTTCTTGCCTTCCAGCTTCAGCTTCACTTGCGGTTCCTCCTTCGGACTTGGGATTGCAGCTATCTCGCGGCCTTCTAGCGGCTTGTCGAGCCGATCCGAGACATTTCCCGGGAAATCGACAGCCCTTCTTCTCCGTCTAGGAGGGACGGGATTTCACATACAGGCGGGCCCGCTCTTCCCAGATTTCGCCCGGCTCCAGGCCGAACAGCCCGATCTCCTCCGCAGGCAGCCCCGTGTTCGGGGCGTTGACCAGGCTGACCTGCGGCTCCGGACAGATGAACCCGCCTCTGCCGCCGTTGTTGTAGAGCATCCATTGCTTGTACGAGGTGCCGACATCGTAAACGAGCGTCATTCCACGCTTGCGGTCGGTCAATTCCATCCGGTTGCGGCCCATCTGCGGCTCGGCCGTGTAATGATGATCGAGCGAAGTCCAGAACGGATCGGCTCCGTCCCCTTTCATCGCCTCTTCCTCAGGAGCGAGCTCCATGAACGTCCCGGTCGGCAGCATGCGCTCGTTCATTTCCCAGCGGCGACCGGCCGTCAGCTTGAAGCTGTAGTCGCTCTCCCGGCTGCCCGGAGCGAACGGCACGTTCAGCGTCGTATGGAAGGCCAGCAGGCAAGGCATCGGCTCGTCGCCGTCGTTGCGCACCGTCACTTGCTGGGCGAGCCCGTCCGGTCCAAGCGCGTAGCGCAGGCGGACCGTAAAGCGGAACGGAAAGCGCCGATAGACCGGATGGTCCTCGTCGATGCGGACCGCGACCGTGACGAAGCTTTCGGAGCCTTTGCTGCCGAAGCTTTCGACCTCCCATGGAATCTGATGCAGGAAGCCGTGCAAGTGATTGTCGCGCTCCCTTTCGTTGACCGGCAGCTGATAGATCCGTCCCTGCCAGGGGAAGCGGCCGTCCTCATACCGATTGGGCGGGAAGAGCAACGGAATTCCCCAGACGACCGGATTCTCGCGAAAGCTCGCCATTTCCTCCTGCGAAGGCTCTCTCAGAAACCGGCATCCGGTGATTCGGTCCTGGAAGGCGATGAGATTGCCTCCGGCTTCGGGGAGCAGGACCGCCTCGTAGGCGTCCGCTCTCAAATAGATCGCCCTCTGGCCCTGGTAGATTCCTTCGAACGCACTGCTCGTTGCCATGACGCGACCGCTCCTCTCTCTACTCTAGTAGTAGAGTACCATATCGTCATCGGGATTTTCTATGAAAAGAGACGGCTGATCGGGCCAGGATGCGGCGAAAGCCCCGAAGCGCGGGCTTCGGGGCTTTCTTCGTCTGCGATGCGGCAGCGCGCGGGCCGGCCGCGGCAGGCGCGGAAGAAGGACTAGCGGTCGGCCGGCAAGCCCGGCTCCGGCGCAGGAACCGGATGCTCCCGCTCCTCGCGTCCGCCCAGGAACGGCCACCAGTTCGCCGTCCCGAACAGGCGCACCATGACCGGAATGAACAGCGGCAGGATCAGCACGGCGTACAGCAGCAGGCCGATCAGCACGACCGTCGCGATCTGCATCAAGGACAGCACGCCGGACGGCAGCATCGCCGCGAACGTGCCGCCGAGGATGACCGCGGCCGACAGGATGACGGAGCCCATGCGGCGCATCGCCAGCAGGATCGCCTCCTGAGGCGGCAGATGCCGGTACTCGCGGAAGCGGTCGAGCAGGAAGATGCTGTAGTCGACGCCCAGCGCGATCAGCAGCACGAAGCTGAAGAACGGCACGGGCCAGCTGATGCCGGAGTAGTCGAGCGCCCGGCTGAAGATCGCTTCTGCCGCCGCCATCGACGTATAGTAGGTGAGCAGCAGCGACGCCATGATATACGCCGGGATGACGAGCGAGCGGAACAGCGCGATCAAGATGAGAGAGATGCCCGCCATCATGAGCATGACCGTGCGCGAATAGTCCGCCTGGGAGATCGTGTTCAGGTCATGCTGCACGCTCGTGATGCCGCCGATCGCATGCTGCGAATCCGCATATGCCGTCCCCTCCAGCCCGCGCGCGACCGCTGCGTCCAGTTCGGGAATTTTGCGGAGCGTCTGCTCCTCGTACGGATTGGACTCGAACACGACATCCAGCGTCGCCATCGTTCCTTGCGGCGACAGGTAGGCTTCGACCGCCTGGCGGAACTCCTCGTCCTGGAGCGCCGCGTCCGGCAGGTTCCAGCCGGTCAGACTGCGGCTCGGCGCGTCCGCCAGCTCGGTCAAGTACGACTTCGCCTCCGCGAGTCCGCCGCTCACCTGCGAGATGCCGTCGACGCTCTGGTCGAGGCCGCCCGTCAGCTGGCCGAGCTGCTCGTTCAGCTCGGCAAAGCCTCGCTGCAGCTCCTGCTGGCCGCCCTGCAGCTGCTCGAAGCCGGCCGTCACCTGAGGCAGCTCTCCGATGGCTCGGCCTTGGCCGTCCGCAGCCTGCTCGATGCCCTTCTGCAGCGCATCGAGGCCGGAGGCCAGCTCGCGCAGGCCGCTGCCGAGCGCGGCCTGGCCGGCGCTCGCCTGCTCCAGGCCGCCGTTCGCCTTGCCGATGCCGGCAGCCGCTCCGGCCAGCTGGGCATTGGCCTGCTCCAGGCCGGCCGCCGACTGCTCGGCGCCGCCCTGCAGCTGAACGAGCGACTGGAGCGCCGCTTGGTACTGCTCGTCGGAGCCGAGCTCCGGGTATTTCCCTCCCAGCGCTTCGAACGCTTGCTGCACGCCGCTCAGCCCTTGCGCAAGCTGCTGCTGGCTCGAGGCCAGCCGCTCATACGCGCCCTGGAGCTGCTCCAGCCCTCCGGCCGCCTCGCGGTAGCCTTGCAGCAGCTCGTCGCTCGCCTGGGCGAGCCGAGCGGCGCTGGCTTGCGCCTGCCTCAGCCCGGCGCCGAGCTCCTTCGCTCCGACAGAGCCGTCCTGAAGCCCTCGGTGGATGCGCCGCAAACCTTGCTCCAGCTCCTCGACGCCGGCTTGCAGCCTGGCCGTGCCCTGCGTCAGCTCGCCCGCTCCGGCCTCCGCCTCTTCCAGCTTGGGCGCGTTGGCCGCCAAGCTTGAGCTCGCCTCGGACAGCCCTTGGCCGATCCGGTCGAGCCCCTCCGCGCTCCTTCCGATGCCGCTCTCGAGCGTGCCCGCCTGCGAGGCGACCTCCAGGTCCGTCAGCGGCTCTCCTGCCGGGCGCGTCGCGCTGCGCACGCTCTTGACGCCCGGCACCTTCGCCAGCTCGCGGCTCACCTGCTCCAGTGCGGCGAGGCCTTCCTTGTTGTCGAAGCTCTTCTCCGCCTTGAGCACGACCGTGCTCGGCATTGAATCTCCCGGCCCGAAGCTGTCCGAGATCAGGTTGAACGCCTTGACCGAATCGTACTTGTCGCCGATCTCGTCCAGCGAATTGAACGAGATCGCGTTGCGGTACGAGAGGAGCAGCGGCAAAACGATGACGGCCAGCACGAGCAGCGCCCAGACCGGGCGGCGCAGCGAGAAGCGGCCCATCCGCCCCCAGAGCCGGTTCTCGCTGTGCGAGAGCGAGCCTTTCTGCGGCCAGAACAGGGCAGGCCCGAGCACGGCCATGAAAAACGGCACGAGCGTCGCGAGCGCGAGCATCAGCACCGCCACGCCGACCGCGACGGCGACGGCCGAGCGATAGAGGCCGAAGGTCGAGAAGCCGATCGAGGCGAAGCCGATGAGCACGGCGAGCCCGGAGATGAGCACCGTCCGCCCGGCGTTCCGGTACGTCCGTACGATCGCCTCCGTCCGGTCGAGGCCGCTCGCCAGCTCTTCCTTGTAGCGGCTGATGAGCAGGATGCAGTAGTCCGTCCCGATGCCGAACAGGATCGCCACCATGAAGATCTGCGTGAACGTGGACAGCGGGAAGCCCGCGTATTCCGCCAGATAAGCGACGACCGACTGCGACAGCAGATAGCTGAGTCCGACGACGACGAGCGGGACGAACGGAGCGACTGCCGACCGGAAGACGAGGAACAGGATGACGAGAATGAAGATGACCGTAATATATTCGGTTTTCGCAAGCCCTTCCATCGAGCTGCGGATCTGATCCTCGTTGATCATCCATTCCGATGTATAGGAGTGGTCCACTTGGATCGTCGAAGCCGCCTCCGCGAGCACGTCTTGAAGCTCCTTCGGCTCCCTCCCGTCCGCCTCGATCGAGACGAGGGCGAGCATCGTCCTGCCGTCCTCGGCGATGAGCTGGTCCTCCAGCTCCTTTTGGTCAAAAGGTCCCGTGACCGAGGCGATGCCGAGGCTTTCCTTGCTCTTCAGCTCCGCGAGGCCGCGCCGAATCTCCTGCTTGTCGGCGTCGGTCAGCCCCTCGTCCCGATGGAAGACGAGCACGGCGGACTTCTCGTCGGCGGCCTTGCCGACCGACTCGCTCTGCGCCTCTTTCTCTTCGAGCAGCTTGGCCGCGGTCGAGGACGAGTAGCCGTCCGGCACCGTGATCTGCCCCTTCACCCGAACGAGCTGCTGCATGTCCGGCGCCAGCAGCATCAAGCCTGCCGCCAATGCGATCCATGCCGCGAAGATCGCCCACCGCCATTTCAAAATCGTTCTCATGCTCCACGCCCTCTCTGGCTTCTTGTCTCTATCGTCCTTTGGCCCCGCCGCTGGATCCTCGACCCGTCTCTTTAATCCTTCAGCCTCGCCGCTAGATCCTCGAACATCTCGATGAATTGAGTCGCCTCTTCTTCCGTGAATCGCGAAATATAGGCGCCGAGCGTTTCTCCGACGACCTTTCCCGCTTCCTCTGCGACTATCCGTCCTTCCTCCGTCAGCGACAGGTACGTGACCCGGCGGTCCCGGTCGTCTGGACGCCGGCGGACGAGGCGCTTGTCGACAAGCTTCGTCGTGATGGACGTGATGCTGCTCTTGCCGACGCAGAACGCATCCGCCAGCTCCGTGGATGTGCTGTCCGGATTCGCGTTCAGGTAGCGGATGATGCCGAACTGCTCCTGCGTAAGTCCATCCGGCAGCTTGTTCTGGATCAGCGCGGCGAATCTTCGATTGACCTGAGAGCTCGCCGCCTCGTACCGCTCGATGATTTCCTTCAGCTTGGCTTCCTGCATGACGGGCTCCTTTCGTACAAGTTCGACCATCTAATAGTTTGATATTCGAACAATATCACGGCAAAAAACCGTCTGTCAACTCGACAGACGGTACTTGGACAGATGGCATGTGGATAGACGATACGTGGATAGACGGCACATGGATAGACGGCACATGGATAGACCGCCGGCACGGACTGATGCCGCAGACGGGGTTCGATCCGCTGCCTCGGCCTTAATCCGCATAAAGCTCGACGATGCCTTGCGCCATGCGCCGCAGCTCCAGTGCCGCTTCGGGCGGCCAAACAATCTTCACGCAGGGACCGTAGCTAAGCAGTCGCGAGTACATCCAATAGCCTCCGTAAGGAGCACAGTCGACCTCCAGCCAGCCGTCCTCGCGCTGCCGAATCGCCTGTGCCGGATAGTCGTCCCGGACGCGGGTCCGAACGGAGGGATGAAACAGCAGCCGAAGTTCGATCTGCGGTTCTCCATCCGCTTCCCAACGCCGATCCAGCTCCTGAATCGTCATGGAATGGCGCTCGAACCGCTCCTCCAGCGGCTCGAGCCGCTGAATTCGGTTCAGCCTGAACGTCCGATAGTCCTGGCGGAGCCGGCAAAAGCCGTACAAGTACCAGACCATGTCCCGAAGCACCAGCCCGATCGGTTCGATCTCACGCTCCGATTCCTTGCCCTCCCAATCCGTGTACGCCATGCGGATGGAACGGCAGTGCTCCAGCGCCTGTTCCAGCTGCCCGAGCATTCTCTTCTCTCGCTCCCCGCATCGCCACGGGTTCAGCTCCAGCACGACCTGTCCCGCCCCGCTCTCCCGTTCGACTCCCGTCTCGGAGCGATTCAGCAGCGCGCTGACCTTGTCGAGCAGGCGGCCGAGCTGCTGCTCGCTCCAAGCGGCCTGCACGCCTTTGAGGGCGATCAGCATGGAGCGCAGCTCGTCCATGCTGAGATACTGTCGGTCGATCTGAAAGGTTTTCAGAATTTCATACCCGCCGTCCAGACCCGGATAGGACACGACGGGCACTCCAGCCGCGTTCAGCGCCTCCAAGTCTCGATAGATCGTGCGCACCGACACCTCGAAGCGCTCGGAGAGCTCCTGCGCTCCGACCCTGCGCCTTCCCAGCAGCAGCATCGTGATGCCGAGTAGCCTGGCCAGCTTCATTTCCGACTCCGCCTCCCTTGCGACCCGCGTTAGACCTTCCTTGCTTGCGGGTAAGGAAGACAACCCCCCCTCCTTGCCGGGACCGGCTAGGAGACTATTCCGAAACGAGGTGCTCGACATGACTGAACCAAAAGACAAATCCCTTTTGAACCAAACTCCCTCCATGGCCGACCGTGACCACCCGGAGCAGTTTCCGACGGAAAAGGAAAGCCTGATGGACCAGGACCCCGCCCAGCTCAACGTCGATCCCATCCCCGTCGAGGACTTGACGATCGAGCAGCAGGATGAAAAGGACAAGACGCATACGAAGGACGATTCCTCCAGCGCCCGCAAGTACAAGACCGGATTTTGACGCCACGCAGTCCGATGCGCGGCTAGCCCGGCGGCTCATAGCGCCTCGTCCTTCCCGACGATGCGTTCGACCGCATCTCGGTCCGCTTCTAAGGCACCGGCAGCCTCGGGCGGCCCTGCATCCACAGGCGAGCGGCTCGAGGCTCGCCCATGCTCATCGAGGGCATCCGATCGTCCAGCCGTCCTCGACCGCGAGCCGGCCAAAGATCGCGTCAATCGGCCTGCATTCAGAGCGGAAACGACATCTGCTCCATCACTTCTATGACAGGCCCCGGGCTGATGACGGCCGCGGGGTCTTCCCTGCGCGATGCCAGCCGCAGATGCAGCTTCCCGCGCTCCTCCAGCGGCCCGGCCGGATCCGAGCCGTCCTCTGCCGGGACGGGAGCATGAGGCAACCCGTGAAGAAGCCGCAGCTCATCCACCCGATTCCGGACTTCCTCCTCATAGCTGCGGATGGCGTAGGCTCCCTGAAAGATCCGCTCGTACTCCGGCAGCACGCCCGGAGCCGTCTGACGAAGCATGGCGTAGTACCAGTTCTTGACCTCTGGCGT encodes:
- a CDS encoding MarR family winged helix-turn-helix transcriptional regulator, which translates into the protein MQEAKLKEIIERYEAASSQVNRRFAALIQNKLPDGLTQEQFGIIRYLNANPDSTSTELADAFCVGKSSITSITTKLVDKRLVRRRPDDRDRRVTYLSLTEEGRIVAEEAGKVVGETLGAYISRFTEEEATQFIEMFEDLAARLKD
- a CDS encoding aldose 1-epimerase, which encodes MATSSAFEGIYQGQRAIYLRADAYEAVLLPEAGGNLIAFQDRITGCRFLREPSQEEMASFRENPVVWGIPLLFPPNRYEDGRFPWQGRIYQLPVNERERDNHLHGFLHQIPWEVESFGSKGSESFVTVAVRIDEDHPVYRRFPFRFTVRLRYALGPDGLAQQVTVRNDGDEPMPCLLAFHTTLNVPFAPGSRESDYSFKLTAGRRWEMNERMLPTGTFMELAPEEEAMKGDGADPFWTSLDHHYTAEPQMGRNRMELTDRKRGMTLVYDVGTSYKQWMLYNNGGRGGFICPEPQVSLVNAPNTGLPAEEIGLFGLEPGEIWEERARLYVKSRPS
- a CDS encoding MMPL family transporter; translated protein: MRTILKWRWAIFAAWIALAAGLMLLAPDMQQLVRVKGQITVPDGYSSSTAAKLLEEKEAQSESVGKAADEKSAVLVFHRDEGLTDADKQEIRRGLAELKSKESLGIASVTGPFDQKELEDQLIAEDGRTMLALVSIEADGREPKELQDVLAEAASTIQVDHSYTSEWMINEDQIRSSMEGLAKTEYITVIFILVILFLVFRSAVAPFVPLVVVGLSYLLSQSVVAYLAEYAGFPLSTFTQIFMVAILFGIGTDYCILLISRYKEELASGLDRTEAIVRTYRNAGRTVLISGLAVLIGFASIGFSTFGLYRSAVAVAVGVAVLMLALATLVPFFMAVLGPALFWPQKGSLSHSENRLWGRMGRFSLRRPVWALLVLAVIVLPLLLSYRNAISFNSLDEIGDKYDSVKAFNLISDSFGPGDSMPSTVVLKAEKSFDNKEGLAALEQVSRELAKVPGVKSVRSATRPAGEPLTDLEVASQAGTLESGIGRSAEGLDRIGQGLSEASSSLAANAPKLEEAEAGAGELTQGTARLQAGVEELEQGLRRIHRGLQDGSVGAKELGAGLRQAQASAARLAQASDELLQGYREAAGGLEQLQGAYERLASSQQQLAQGLSGVQQAFEALGGKYPELGSDEQYQAALQSLVQLQGGAEQSAAGLEQANAQLAGAAAGIGKANGGLEQASAGQAALGSGLRELASGLDALQKGIEQAADGQGRAIGELPQVTAGFEQLQGGQQELQRGFAELNEQLGQLTGGLDQSVDGISQVSGGLAEAKSYLTELADAPSRSLTGWNLPDAALQDEEFRQAVEAYLSPQGTMATLDVVFESNPYEEQTLRKIPELDAAVARGLEGTAYADSQHAIGGITSVQHDLNTISQADYSRTVMLMMAGISLILIALFRSLVIPAYIMASLLLTYYTSMAAAEAIFSRALDYSGISWPVPFFSFVLLIALGVDYSIFLLDRFREYRHLPPQEAILLAMRRMGSVILSAAVILGGTFAAMLPSGVLSLMQIATVVLIGLLLYAVLILPLFIPVMVRLFGTANWWPFLGGREEREHPVPAPEPGLPADR
- a CDS encoding SDR family NAD(P)-dependent oxidoreductase, translated to MKLKLEGKKAIVTGGSKGIGYATALELSRQGAKVALVARTKEELEDAAARIRVETGGEVLAIVGDVSRQESAAEAVNAIAERWDGIFDILVNNAGTAAAAPFAEVGPAAWTADLDLKLLGAVHMTQAALSGLKAAGGGAVVNVTAIGGKTPPKASLPSSVSRAAGLALTKAMSRDLAPEGIRVNAVCIGLIRSAQIEDQWRRTSPGQTWEQFARDPRHDIPLGRIGDTEEAANAIVFLASGAASYITGTAMNLDGGKSPVT